One Acidimicrobiales bacterium DNA segment encodes these proteins:
- a CDS encoding iron ABC transporter permease: MVLVGVATLAVSIGSVRLPAGDVWAVVGERLGLPVEGPGGSTETIVWVVRVPRVLLAALVGAGLAVVGAALQAAVRNPIADPYLLGISSGASVGAVAVIAFGAGAGLGVWALSGAAFVGALTATGVVVVLATRRAVTPLRIVLTGTAVAYTASAISSFLIYRAPRADAVRSVVFWLLGSLSGASWAKLVPAALAVVTGTVVLWAHGRHLNALLAGDDTAAALGVDVARLRRWLVVLTSLVTATVVAVSGAIGFVGLLLPHGARFLVGHDHRRSIPVTALLGATFLVAVDLVARTVASPEEIPVGIITAGLGAPFFLWALNRRTHDGVAAR, encoded by the coding sequence GTGGTCCTGGTCGGGGTGGCGACGCTGGCGGTGTCGATCGGGTCGGTCCGCCTACCGGCCGGCGACGTGTGGGCGGTCGTGGGCGAGCGCCTCGGCCTGCCGGTCGAGGGACCGGGAGGGTCGACCGAGACGATCGTCTGGGTGGTGCGCGTCCCCCGGGTGCTGCTCGCCGCGTTGGTGGGGGCGGGCCTGGCGGTGGTCGGGGCCGCGCTGCAGGCGGCGGTGCGGAACCCGATCGCGGACCCGTACCTGCTGGGCATCTCGTCGGGAGCCTCGGTGGGGGCCGTGGCGGTCATCGCCTTCGGGGCGGGCGCCGGCCTGGGGGTTTGGGCACTGTCGGGCGCTGCGTTCGTCGGGGCGCTGACGGCCACCGGGGTCGTGGTGGTGTTGGCGACCCGGCGGGCGGTGACGCCGCTGCGGATCGTGCTGACCGGCACGGCGGTGGCCTACACGGCGTCGGCGATCTCGAGCTTCCTGATCTACCGCGCTCCCCGCGCGGACGCCGTGCGGTCGGTCGTGTTCTGGCTGCTGGGCAGCCTGTCGGGGGCGAGCTGGGCCAAGCTCGTCCCGGCGGCGCTGGCCGTCGTGACGGGCACGGTCGTGCTGTGGGCGCATGGCCGGCACCTCAACGCCCTGCTGGCGGGCGACGACACCGCCGCGGCGCTGGGCGTCGACGTGGCCCGGCTGCGGCGCTGGCTGGTGGTGCTCACGTCCCTGGTGACGGCGACGGTCGTGGCGGTCAGCGGCGCCATCGGGTTCGTGGGGCTGCTGCTGCCCCACGGAGCCCGGTTCCTGGTCGGCCACGACCACCGCCGGTCGATCCCGGTGACGGCCCTGCTGGGGGCCACGTTCCTGGTGGCGGTCGACCTGGTGGCCCGCACGGTGGCGTCGCCGGAGGAGATCC